In Candidatus Nealsonbacteria bacterium DGGOD1a, one DNA window encodes the following:
- a CDS encoding ATP-binding cassette domain-containing protein, whose product MKKDKIKITPKETLAKKINIPKNLGTNIGVNAGDPLVIIKDISKTYGKEELFSAARMRVMPGDRIAIVGANGMGKTTLLKIIIGIEDADEGSRELHRNARIGYLPQETHWDSLQNTVFDEIHSASPKMRDLISRKNDYEAKEKLSRLSESEVADYLKLLEDYKTADGYRYEGLIERLLIDFGFAKEAWTRTVATLSGGERTKLALAKVALMNPNMIMLDEPTNHLDIETSEWLENFLIHWNKAIVCVSHDRYFLDKVCGKTYELTKNGLEKYQCRYSEYVAEKEERRAKLEKDYKIQQHYLKEQQEFIDRFRYKATKASAVQSRIKMLEKMDKIELPKETAKDIKIRFDAGGKLCRSVLKFDGISIGPEEKPLFSLGGKLEVEWGDKVGIIGNNGMGKSTLLKSVLGKMPLLKGKITIDSRAIIGYYAQAHEELDPDKIILDEVASKTPETEEKIRSVLGALLFSPADVEKKQIRCLSGGERARVALAELILQKVNLLLLDEPTNHLDLPSKEVITKVFKEYKGTILLVSHDRYILNEACNYIWDVRDGKLTGYIGNYDDYKYHLAHIQK is encoded by the coding sequence ATGAAAAAAGATAAAATAAAAATCACGCCAAAAGAGACTTTGGCCAAGAAAATCAATATTCCGAAAAATTTGGGAACAAATATCGGCGTCAACGCGGGCGATCCTTTGGTGATTATCAAGGATATTTCAAAAACCTATGGCAAGGAAGAGCTGTTTTCGGCCGCGCGCATGCGCGTAATGCCGGGTGATCGGATCGCCATCGTGGGCGCCAACGGTATGGGCAAGACCACATTGTTGAAAATTATTATCGGCATCGAGGACGCCGACGAAGGTTCGCGCGAATTGCATCGCAATGCCCGCATCGGTTATTTGCCGCAGGAAACTCATTGGGATTCGCTGCAAAACACCGTGTTCGACGAGATACATTCGGCCAGTCCCAAAATGCGCGATTTGATTTCGCGCAAGAATGACTATGAGGCAAAAGAGAAATTGAGCCGTCTTTCCGAAAGCGAAGTCGCCGATTATTTAAAACTTCTTGAAGATTACAAAACGGCCGACGGTTATCGCTATGAGGGCTTGATCGAGCGATTGTTGATCGACTTCGGTTTTGCCAAAGAGGCGTGGACCCGGACCGTGGCCACTTTAAGCGGCGGGGAGCGCACCAAGCTGGCGCTGGCCAAAGTGGCGCTGATGAACCCGAATATGATCATGCTGGATGAACCCACCAACCATTTGGATATTGAAACTTCGGAATGGCTGGAGAATTTTTTGATCCATTGGAACAAAGCGATTGTTTGCGTTTCGCATGACCGCTATTTTCTGGACAAGGTGTGCGGCAAGACCTATGAACTGACCAAAAACGGCTTGGAAAAATACCAGTGCCGGTATTCGGAATATGTCGCGGAAAAAGAAGAACGGCGCGCGAAACTGGAAAAAGATTACAAAATCCAACAGCATTATTTGAAGGAACAGCAGGAATTCATCGACCGTTTCCGCTACAAGGCGACCAAGGCGAGCGCCGTGCAGAGCCGTATTAAAATGCTGGAAAAAATGGATAAAATCGAACTTCCCAAGGAAACGGCCAAAGACATCAAAATACGCTTTGACGCGGGCGGCAAACTTTGCCGCAGCGTGCTGAAATTCGACGGTATCAGCATCGGTCCCGAAGAAAAACCGTTGTTTTCATTGGGTGGCAAGCTTGAAGTTGAATGGGGCGATAAAGTGGGCATTATCGGCAACAATGGCATGGGTAAATCGACTTTACTCAAAAGCGTGCTGGGCAAAATGCCGCTTTTAAAAGGCAAAATCACTATCGACAGCCGCGCGATCATCGGTTATTACGCGCAGGCGCACGAAGAGCTTGATCCGGACAAAATAATTCTGGACGAAGTGGCGTCAAAAACTCCGGAAACCGAGGAAAAAATCCGCAGCGTTCTGGGCGCGTTGCTGTTCTCGCCCGCGGATGTCGAGAAAAAACAAATTCGCTGTCTTTCGGGCGGAGAACGCGCGCGCGTGGCTTTGGCCGAGCTGATTTTGCAAAAGGTGAATCTTTTATTGCTTGACGAGCCCACCAATCATCTTGATTTGCCCAGCAAAGAAGTGATTACCAAGGTATTCAAAGAATACAAAGGCACCATTCTGCTGGTGAGCCACGACCGCTATATTCTCAATGAAGCCTGCAATTACATCTGGGATGTGCGGGACGGCAAACTGACCGGTTACATCGGCAACTACGATGATTACAAATACCACCTTGCCCACATCCAAAAATAA
- a CDS encoding DUF4180 domain-containing protein, with protein sequence MKIIIYEKCGDKIGQAASDEIIVNNERDALDLMVDPRLRGARKIIIGRKNIIPGFFDLSTRIAGEILQKFVTYQVKLAIVGDFSDASPTLKDFIYESNRGTQIFFVDDIETAKNKLFAAK encoded by the coding sequence ATGAAAATTATAATTTATGAAAAATGCGGGGACAAGATCGGGCAGGCGGCGAGCGATGAAATAATTGTTAACAACGAGCGGGACGCGCTGGATTTGATGGTCGATCCACGATTGCGGGGCGCGCGGAAAATAATCATCGGCCGGAAAAACATCATTCCGGGATTTTTTGATTTGAGCACGCGCATTGCCGGCGAAATCTTGCAAAAATTCGTTACCTATCAAGTCAAACTGGCCATCGTCGGTGATTTTTCCGATGCCAGCCCAACCCTCAAAGACTTCATCTACGAAAGCAACCGCGGCACCCAAATTTTTTTTGTTGACGACATCGAAACCGCAAAGAACAAGCTTTTTGCGGCGAAATAA
- a CDS encoding SIMPL domain-containing protein (The SIMPL domain is named for its presence in mouse protein SIMPL (signalling molecule that associates with mouse pelle-like kinase). Bacterial member BP26, from Brucella, was shown to assemble into a channel-like structure, while YggE from E. coli has been associated with resistance to oxidative stress.): protein MENQTNNMYCGNSKIGKAIVAVLLVALSVYVLVLAFNAAKASKYVGRDAAAQSTISVSGNGEVYKDPNLAVMNFSVVSFAKTVDAAMADNTKKMNAIIDAAKSFGVAENDLQTTGFNVAPRYDYVKEAAAPVSISAPEAGSVAGSDDMAVSRQVYYPSGKQVLSGYDITQTLTVKMRDLTKIGQIIQELTAAGANQAGNLQFTLDKPDEAQAEARKIAIDNAKTKAEKLAKDLGVKLVRILNYNDGGYAPVYQLNYAAKDMGAGEESVPSPNIQTGQNKITVNANITYEIE, encoded by the coding sequence ATGGAAAATCAAACAAACAATATGTATTGCGGAAATTCAAAGATCGGCAAAGCGATCGTCGCGGTTTTGCTGGTCGCGCTGTCGGTTTATGTTCTGGTTCTGGCGTTCAACGCCGCCAAGGCCAGCAAGTATGTTGGCCGCGACGCGGCCGCGCAGAGCACGATTTCGGTTTCCGGCAACGGCGAAGTTTATAAGGATCCCAATTTGGCGGTGATGAATTTTTCAGTGGTGAGCTTTGCCAAAACTGTGGACGCGGCGATGGCCGACAATACCAAGAAAATGAACGCGATTATTGACGCGGCGAAAAGTTTTGGCGTAGCCGAGAACGATTTGCAAACCACGGGATTCAATGTCGCTCCGCGTTATGATTATGTCAAAGAAGCCGCGGCGCCGGTTTCAATTTCGGCGCCGGAGGCCGGATCGGTCGCCGGATCGGATGATATGGCGGTTAGCCGGCAGGTTTATTATCCGTCCGGGAAACAGGTTCTTTCCGGTTACGATATCACCCAGACGCTGACCGTAAAAATGAGGGATTTGACAAAAATCGGCCAGATTATCCAGGAGTTGACCGCGGCGGGCGCCAATCAGGCGGGCAATTTGCAATTTACGCTCGATAAACCCGATGAGGCCCAAGCCGAAGCGCGCAAGATCGCGATTGATAACGCCAAAACCAAAGCGGAAAAATTGGCGAAGGATTTGGGCGTGAAATTGGTGCGGATATTGAATTATAACGATGGCGGTTACGCTCCGGTTTACCAGTTGAATTACGCGGCCAAGGATATGGGGGCGGGCGAGGAAAGCGTGCCGTCGCCCAATATTCAGACCGGCCAAAACAAAATTACCGTGAATGCAAACATCACCTACGAGATTGAATAG
- a CDS encoding four helix bundle protein — MLILNSGHIHEVPPPRILPVLGKVKESYLLWYKFYQELPKTHRYSLGQRIDTLFIEVIEAIAAASFLSREEKHPYVRLAIKKMDTLRVLLMILWETKSLDNKKYIALSVKLDEAGRMLGGWNGQLSKQNSPVKTGEK, encoded by the coding sequence ATGTTGATATTGAATTCTGGACATATCCATGAAGTACCGCCACCGCGAATTTTACCGGTTTTGGGCAAGGTGAAAGAATCGTATCTTTTATGGTACAAATTTTATCAGGAATTACCCAAAACACATCGCTACTCTCTGGGCCAGCGCATTGATACATTGTTTATTGAAGTAATAGAAGCGATCGCGGCCGCCAGTTTTCTTTCGCGAGAAGAAAAGCATCCATATGTCCGACTGGCAATCAAAAAAATGGATACGCTTCGCGTACTTCTTATGATTCTCTGGGAAACCAAATCGCTTGATAACAAAAAATACATCGCGCTTTCCGTGAAGCTTGACGAAGCCGGCAGGATGCTTGGCGGCTGGAACGGACAGCTATCAAAACAAAACTCTCCCGTGAAAACGGGGGAGAAATGA
- a CDS encoding reverse transcriptase/maturase family protein, with translation MANIISLHRALAAKTYAHFVYRIFKISDPKPRVIHTASVRDRLLHHALYRKLAPFFAKTFIADSNSCQMGKGTHRALRRFNKFINVVSKNNTKTVWVLKCDIRKFFASIDQTILLGIMAQYIPDKNILWLVSAIVGSFYSSTKGKGLPLGNLTSQLLSNIYMNEFDQFAKHRLKAEFYLRYADDFAVLSGNRAYVENILPLMREFLGQKLKLSMHPDKVFIRTVFSGIDFLGWVHFPDHRVLRTTTKKRMFENIRIKNGKFETIQSYIGLVGYGNGWKLRQEIENQPSQRRN, from the coding sequence ATGGCAAATATTATTTCGCTTCACCGCGCGCTTGCGGCGAAAACATACGCCCATTTTGTATATCGAATCTTTAAGATATCCGATCCGAAGCCGCGCGTTATTCACACGGCAAGCGTTCGGGATCGGCTGTTGCATCATGCGCTGTACCGGAAACTGGCGCCGTTTTTTGCTAAAACTTTTATTGCTGATTCAAATTCCTGCCAGATGGGCAAGGGGACGCATCGAGCTCTTCGTAGGTTTAATAAATTTATCAATGTTGTTTCCAAAAATAACACCAAAACGGTTTGGGTGCTTAAATGCGATATAAGAAAATTTTTTGCAAGCATCGATCAGACAATCTTGTTAGGCATAATGGCGCAATATATTCCAGACAAGAATATCCTTTGGCTTGTTTCGGCCATTGTTGGAAGTTTTTATTCAAGCACCAAAGGCAAAGGTCTTCCTTTGGGTAATTTGACATCCCAACTTTTATCCAACATTTACATGAATGAATTTGACCAGTTTGCGAAGCACCGCCTCAAAGCGGAGTTTTATCTTCGTTATGCCGATGATTTTGCCGTTCTTTCGGGGAACCGAGCATATGTTGAAAACATTTTACCGTTGATGCGAGAATTTTTAGGGCAAAAATTGAAGTTATCTATGCATCCAGATAAGGTTTTTATACGGACCGTCTTTTCGGGTATTGATTTTCTCGGTTGGGTTCATTTTCCGGATCATCGGGTTTTAAGGACAACGACCAAAAAGAGAATGTTTGAAAATATCAGAATAAAAAATGGTAAATTTGAAACAATTCAGTCATATATCGGGCTTGTTGGTTATGGCAATGGTTGGAAATTGCGGCAAGAAATTGAAAACCAACCGTCCCAGCGCCGAAATTGA
- the greA gene encoding transcription elongation factor GreA encodes MENYLTPEGLEKLKKELDTLENVTRRELAEKLNYAISFGDLKENAAYHQAKEQQGFLEGRISELKSIIGGARVVDHTDSDHIQIGSTVVLACGAARDEYQIVGPDEADIFSGKISYKSPLGDAIFGKRAGCKIILETPKGKMEYEILKIK; translated from the coding sequence ATGGAAAATTATTTAACGCCCGAGGGGCTGGAAAAGCTCAAGAAGGAATTGGATACTTTGGAAAATGTTACCCGGCGGGAGCTGGCGGAAAAATTGAATTACGCCATTTCATTCGGCGATCTCAAGGAGAATGCCGCCTATCATCAAGCCAAAGAACAGCAGGGATTTTTGGAAGGCCGGATTTCGGAATTAAAATCAATCATTGGCGGCGCGCGCGTGGTTGACCATACGGATTCCGATCATATCCAGATCGGATCCACCGTGGTTCTTGCTTGCGGCGCGGCGCGGGACGAATACCAAATTGTGGGGCCCGACGAAGCGGATATTTTTAGCGGTAAAATCTCTTATAAATCGCCCCTGGGCGATGCGATTTTCGGCAAGCGCGCCGGATGTAAAATTATTTTGGAAACGCCCAAGGGGAAAATGGAATACGAAATTTTGAAAATAAAGTAA
- a CDS encoding sigma-70 family RNA polymerase sigma factor produces the protein MEELTDEEIARRAQKGDAESFSLLVGRYEKKITRYARKFLSHPDDVKDIVQDVFVKAYVNINSFDASRRFSPWIYRVAHNEFVNALRKKKSEKISFIDFDVFFPHPTAKETADSDVERIDLRRMLDSYLEKLPVKYREPLALYYFEEMDYREISDIMRLPVSTVGVRLQRGKAMLKKAMIKKNPNIKDNFHG, from the coding sequence ATGGAGGAGTTAACCGATGAAGAAATCGCGCGGCGCGCGCAGAAAGGCGATGCGGAGTCGTTTTCCCTGTTGGTGGGGCGCTACGAGAAGAAAATCACCCGCTACGCGAGAAAGTTTCTTTCGCATCCCGATGATGTGAAAGATATCGTGCAGGATGTTTTTGTGAAAGCGTATGTGAATATCAACAGTTTTGACGCTTCCAGAAGATTTTCTCCATGGATATACCGCGTGGCGCACAATGAATTCGTTAACGCCTTAAGAAAGAAAAAATCGGAAAAAATATCTTTCATCGATTTCGATGTTTTTTTCCCGCATCCGACGGCCAAAGAGACCGCCGACAGCGATGTTGAGCGCATTGATTTGCGGCGGATGCTTGATTCTTATCTGGAAAAGCTGCCCGTGAAATATCGGGAACCCTTGGCATTGTATTATTTTGAAGAAATGGATTATCGCGAAATTTCCGATATAATGCGGCTTCCGGTTTCAACCGTGGGCGTTCGCTTGCAGAGAGGAAAGGCGATGTTGAAGAAAGCGATGATCAAGAAAAATCCAAACATAAAAGATAATTTCCATGGATAA
- a CDS encoding efflux RND transporter periplasmic adaptor subunit: MANIISAIKRHKKISFVIFVIILAAGYFLFGSGNKSAGATVYTYGTASKGNIVQSVSGSGQVAASDQVDVKSQIAGDIVAVNIVEGQSVRLGDMLARIDSTDAQAAVEVAQANLENAKLTLQQASQNNSQSLAQARQALQSAKDDLATSQSDLSKTYEQAFNAIVSAFADLPAVMSGLSDIMSGSSDIVVQSSGTYLDYYQYQIKSYGSSVSSLLDVSSTYAIAKNDYDSVLKEYKSVSRYSDPEAISKMVDDTYDATKKISNATKALINLIQQYQDAASKNNSQAQSFSTTHLNSLNGYASQVNADLLNMISIQQSIKSASQSVESAKNTVDQKAQSLNTLESLTNQISDQSQQLSVSQKETALADAKKTLSDYTIRAPFDGLVATVDVKKGDTISANATIATIITNNQIATISLNEVDAASVKVGQKATLTFDAVTDLTLTGHVSAIDAIGTVSSGVVSYGVTIAFDTQDDRVKPGMSTTAAIVTNIKQDVLLVPNAAVKSNSAGNYVMMPAQTVDGAVSGSSEDGVIVKQQAVTAGLADDNYTEITDGLVEGDTVVIKTATQAAAKTSAGGGSVLSGFFGGGGAPR; this comes from the coding sequence ATGGCAAATATAATTTCGGCGATCAAGCGGCATAAAAAAATTTCTTTTGTTATCTTCGTTATTATTCTGGCCGCCGGCTATTTTCTTTTCGGTTCGGGCAATAAAAGCGCCGGCGCGACGGTTTATACTTATGGAACGGCGTCCAAGGGGAATATCGTGCAATCGGTTAGCGGTAGCGGGCAAGTGGCGGCCAGCGATCAAGTCGATGTGAAATCTCAGATTGCGGGAGATATCGTCGCGGTGAATATTGTTGAAGGACAATCGGTGAGGCTTGGCGATATGCTGGCGAGAATTGATTCGACCGATGCGCAGGCGGCGGTTGAAGTGGCGCAAGCGAATTTGGAAAACGCCAAATTGACTTTGCAACAGGCCAGCCAGAATAATTCGCAATCTTTGGCGCAAGCACGGCAGGCGCTTCAGTCGGCAAAAGATGATCTGGCCACGAGCCAAAGCGACTTGTCCAAGACTTACGAACAGGCTTTTAACGCGATTGTATCCGCGTTTGCCGATTTGCCGGCGGTAATGTCGGGATTGAGCGATATTATGTCCGGTTCGAGCGATATCGTCGTCCAAAGCAGCGGCACTTATCTGGATTATTACCAGTACCAGATAAAATCTTACGGTTCTTCCGTTTCATCATTGCTTGATGTCAGTTCGACCTATGCGATTGCCAAGAACGACTACGACAGTGTTTTGAAAGAATATAAAAGCGTCAGCCGTTATTCTGATCCGGAGGCGATTTCCAAAATGGTGGATGACACATACGATGCCACGAAAAAAATATCCAATGCCACCAAGGCGCTTATTAATCTGATTCAGCAATATCAGGACGCGGCATCAAAAAATAACAGCCAAGCGCAATCATTTTCAACCACGCATCTTAATAGTTTGAACGGTTACGCTTCCCAAGTTAACGCGGATTTGCTGAATATGATTTCGATTCAGCAATCGATTAAGAGCGCGTCGCAGAGCGTGGAAAGCGCCAAAAACACAGTTGATCAGAAAGCCCAATCGCTGAATACGCTGGAGAGTTTGACGAATCAAATCAGCGATCAGTCGCAGCAATTAAGCGTTTCCCAAAAAGAAACCGCGCTGGCCGATGCCAAGAAAACCTTGAGCGATTATACCATCAGGGCTCCCTTTGACGGATTGGTGGCGACGGTTGATGTGAAAAAAGGCGATACCATCAGCGCCAATGCGACGATCGCGACGATTATTACCAACAACCAAATCGCCACGATTTCGCTGAATGAGGTTGATGCCGCGAGCGTTAAAGTCGGCCAAAAAGCGACACTGACATTTGATGCCGTAACCGATTTGACGCTGACCGGCCATGTGAGCGCGATTGACGCTATCGGCACTGTCAGTTCGGGCGTTGTCAGTTATGGCGTAACGATCGCTTTCGACACTCAAGATGATCGGGTTAAACCCGGGATGAGCACGACCGCCGCGATTGTCACCAACATCAAGCAAGATGTTTTGCTGGTTCCCAACGCCGCGGTTAAATCGAACTCCGCCGGCAATTATGTGATGATGCCCGCCCAGACGGTTGACGGCGCGGTTAGCGGCAGTTCCGAAGACGGCGTTATTGTTAAACAGCAAGCGGTTACCGCGGGTTTGGCCGATGATAATTATACCGAAATTACCGACGGTCTGGTTGAAGGGGATACCGTGGTGATAAAAACCGCGACGCAGGCCGCGGCCAAAACATCGGCCGGCGGCGGTTCGGTTCTATCAGGATTCTTTGGCGGCGGAGGCGCACCCAGATAA
- a CDS encoding ABC transporter ATP-binding protein, whose translation MIECKNITKIYKTGTVETQVLKGLSFKIDDGEFVAIIGPSGSGKSTLMHIIGMLDTPTSGEYFLDGRDVSKFSDDQLAEIRKNKIGFVFQSFNLLPRATVLRNVCLPLVYSGVEKSRREKRAKESLAKAGLPEEYYTHSSNQLSGGQMQRVAIARALVNDPSIIFADEPTGNLDTKTGEIVLDTFGKLNEDHNHTIILITHEREVAEYARRIITVRDGLIVNDSLNNNRRTSMNADNSRSAKSKL comes from the coding sequence ATGATTGAATGTAAAAATATCACAAAAATCTATAAAACCGGAACCGTTGAAACTCAAGTGTTAAAAGGATTGTCATTCAAGATTGACGATGGCGAATTCGTCGCCATTATCGGGCCATCCGGTTCGGGCAAGTCGACCTTGATGCATATTATCGGGATGCTGGACACGCCAACCAGCGGCGAGTATTTTCTTGACGGACGGGATGTTTCCAAATTCAGCGACGACCAACTGGCGGAAATCAGAAAAAATAAAATCGGTTTTGTTTTCCAGTCATTCAATCTTTTACCGCGAGCCACGGTTTTGCGCAATGTGTGTTTGCCGCTGGTGTATTCGGGGGTGGAAAAATCCCGGCGCGAAAAGCGCGCCAAAGAATCATTGGCAAAGGCCGGATTGCCCGAAGAGTATTACACTCATTCTTCCAACCAGCTGTCGGGCGGGCAAATGCAGCGGGTGGCGATTGCGCGCGCTCTCGTCAATGATCCATCGATAATTTTTGCCGATGAACCGACAGGCAATCTTGATACCAAAACCGGAGAAATTGTTTTGGATACATTTGGCAAATTGAACGAAGATCATAACCACACGATCATACTCATAACTCATGAGCGCGAGGTGGCCGAATACGCCCGTCGTATTATTACCGTGCGCGACGGTTTGATAGTTAATGATTCGCTTAATAATAACCGTCGGACATCAATGAATGCGGATAATTCTCGTTCAGCTAAATCAAAATTATAA
- a CDS encoding ABC transporter permease produces the protein MKITDLLTETFSALLANKVRSGLTILGIVIGIGSVIAMVAIGQGTQSSITSSIQSLGSNLLMVQPGMQRSIGSQVREQRGSSQTLTLADSKAIAENISSVKAVAPQVSSRSQVTAKGTNTNTQVYGVTEEYASVRSVSVASGEFITVADDGNLAKVAVLGPTTATDLFGEDSDPVGQTIRINKIDFKVVGVTVAKGGSGMSNQDDVVYIPLATAQRFLTGNTYVGTINVEGVDSKSLDQLSTDITDLLLQRHKITDSTKADFSIMNQADIVSSMSAVTSQLTYLLAAIAGISLLVGGIGIMNMMLTTVTERTREIGLRKAIGAKKGDITVQFLSEAVTLTFTGGILGVALGWLAAYAVYKFAGVATSVSLVSVILAFGVSAIIGIIFGYYPAVRAARMNPIEALRYE, from the coding sequence ATGAAAATAACCGATTTATTAACGGAAACATTTTCCGCTTTGCTGGCAAACAAAGTCCGGTCGGGTTTGACGATCTTGGGCATTGTCATCGGCATTGGTTCGGTGATTGCCATGGTTGCCATCGGTCAAGGGACACAAAGTTCGATTACTTCCAGTATTCAGTCGCTGGGGTCGAATTTACTTATGGTGCAGCCCGGGATGCAGCGAAGTATCGGATCGCAGGTTCGGGAACAGCGGGGCTCTTCGCAAACGCTCACTCTTGCCGATTCCAAAGCTATCGCGGAAAATATATCTTCGGTTAAAGCGGTGGCGCCGCAGGTTTCAAGCCGCAGCCAAGTGACCGCCAAGGGTACCAATACCAATACCCAAGTTTACGGCGTAACCGAAGAATACGCATCCGTGCGCAGCGTTTCGGTTGCCAGCGGAGAATTTATTACCGTTGCCGACGACGGCAATTTGGCTAAAGTGGCGGTGCTCGGGCCAACTACCGCGACAGATCTTTTCGGCGAGGACAGCGATCCTGTCGGCCAGACGATTCGCATAAATAAAATCGATTTCAAGGTTGTCGGAGTAACCGTGGCCAAGGGCGGCAGCGGTATGTCCAATCAGGATGATGTGGTCTATATTCCCTTGGCGACCGCGCAGCGTTTTTTGACCGGGAACACTTATGTCGGAACCATTAATGTGGAAGGCGTCGATTCAAAATCGCTGGACCAATTATCAACCGATATTACCGATTTGTTGTTGCAGCGCCATAAAATTACGGATTCGACAAAGGCCGATTTTTCGATTATGAACCAGGCCGACATTGTTTCGAGTATGTCGGCCGTAACGAGCCAGCTAACCTATCTTTTGGCGGCAATCGCCGGAATTTCGCTTTTAGTGGGCGGCATCGGGATTATGAATATGATGCTGACCACCGTGACCGAACGCACGCGGGAAATCGGTTTGCGCAAAGCTATCGGCGCTAAAAAAGGCGATATTACGGTTCAGTTTTTATCCGAAGCGGTTACCCTGACCTTTACCGGCGGTATTCTTGGGGTGGCGCTTGGGTGGCTCGCGGCATACGCGGTTTATAAATTCGCGGGAGTGGCGACCAGCGTTTCTTTGGTCTCGGTGATTTTGGCGTTTGGCGTATCGGCGATAATAGGAATAATCTTCGGCTATTATCCGGCGGTGCGCGCCGCCCGAATGAATCCGATAGAAGCTTTGCGTTACGAATAA
- a CDS encoding DUF5666 domain-containing protein yields MNKSIPIAIIAAIIFGAAGFYGGMLYGTSKSSSNSAAVAGNRPTGVQNGNASGVGGIVYGEIISVDSSSMTVKASDSGSKIVFFSGTSKISKNVDAQISDLAVGQTVMASGTANSDGSISSKTVEINPQTKINSQSGRSGSGGTAASATKTQDSQTESGSGDFGMPPMDDGGAGGPPPGM; encoded by the coding sequence ATGAATAAATCAATACCAATCGCGATTATTGCAGCGATAATTTTCGGGGCAGCGGGGTTTTATGGCGGTATGCTGTACGGGACTTCAAAAAGTTCTTCAAATTCTGCGGCGGTGGCCGGAAATCGTCCGACCGGGGTGCAAAACGGGAACGCAAGCGGCGTTGGTGGCATTGTGTATGGCGAGATCATTTCGGTTGACAGTTCCAGTATGACGGTAAAGGCTAGCGATAGCGGGTCGAAAATAGTTTTCTTCTCCGGCACATCAAAAATCAGCAAAAATGTCGATGCCCAGATTTCCGATTTGGCGGTTGGGCAAACCGTAATGGCGTCCGGTACCGCGAATTCCGACGGCAGTATCAGCTCCAAAACAGTTGAAATAAATCCTCAAACAAAGATAAATTCGCAAAGCGGCCGATCCGGTTCCGGGGGCACGGCCGCAAGCGCGACAAAAACACAAGATAGCCAGACGGAATCCGGTTCCGGTGATTTTGGGATGCCGCCCATGGATGATGGCGGCGCCGGTGGACCTCCTCCGGGAATGTAA
- a CDS encoding divergent PAP2 family protein, translating to MDVFTTIINNQPLVAGFLAWFIAQLCKLILALKHGVSREAFKRFWASGGFPSSHSSAVTALAAACGIKFGFDSTYFAIAAVFALVIIYDAFTLRQEAGKHAEVLNRMIEDFYRYKKLETKHLKELLGHTRFEVFFGILLGIAVAMLIVR from the coding sequence ATGGATGTTTTTACGACAATAATCAACAACCAGCCGCTCGTCGCGGGATTTTTGGCATGGTTTATCGCCCAATTATGCAAATTGATTTTGGCGTTAAAACACGGCGTCAGCCGCGAGGCGTTTAAAAGGTTTTGGGCCAGCGGCGGTTTCCCAAGCTCGCATTCCTCGGCGGTTACCGCGCTGGCGGCCGCCTGCGGAATAAAATTCGGCTTCGACTCGACTTATTTCGCCATCGCGGCGGTATTCGCGCTGGTCATTATCTACGATGCGTTCACTTTGCGCCAGGAAGCCGGCAAGCACGCCGAAGTTTTGAACCGGATGATCGAAGATTTTTACCGCTATAAAAAACTCGAAACCAAACACCTGAAAGAATTGCTGGGCCACACGCGTTTTGAAGTCTTTTTCGGAATCCTGCTGGGAATCGCGGTAGCAATGTTAATTGTCCGGTAG